Proteins co-encoded in one Campylobacter jejuni genomic window:
- a CDS encoding capsule biosynthesis phosphatase yields MKTLLIDLDGTLTIDEEHVDYIDKKPNIILIKTLKEYKKQGFKINIFTSRNMRTFDGDLEKIKTHTLSTITTWLQKHDVPYDEIIIGKPWCGYDGFYVDDKAIRPSEFISLNYEQIKELLKKENPHKDGGNK; encoded by the coding sequence ATGAAAACATTACTTATTGATTTAGATGGAACTTTAACAATTGATGAAGAACATGTTGATTATATTGATAAAAAACCAAATATTATTTTAATCAAAACTTTAAAAGAGTATAAAAAACAAGGCTTTAAAATCAATATTTTTACAAGTCGTAACATGCGTACATTTGATGGTGATCTTGAAAAAATTAAAACTCATACCTTATCTACAATTACTACTTGGCTTCAAAAACATGATGTGCCGTATGATGAGATAATCATAGGTAAACCTTGGTGTGGGTATGATGGATTTTATGTTGATGATAAAGCCATTCGTCCGTCTGAATTTATAAGCTTAAATTATGAGCAAATTAAAGAGCTTTTAAAAAAAGAAAACCCTCATAAAGATGGTGGTAATAAATGA
- a CDS encoding class I SAM-dependent methyltransferase produces the protein MVNALIHDVKSMYTIDPSLVSLEMENINNLKHIQGFFNFNTLKTTLKDKIDLIIFRHLLEHINTPFDFLSDVAKLLKNDGLVYIEIPNFSKSVQYSRFYDIYNDHCGYYSKNTIINVMLKLNFTLLEDIILHNGDILGLIFKKELSKPQNILYPIELFDNTAEKFSLNIQKLNNLLNNYNSIGIYGAGSQGCSLPCYINQANCIKIKKCFDLDIRKQGMYLQNSSIMIQDPNIENFKDLEAIIIAAPLYEEEIIRSLREKGYKGDIIATEKNILLQK, from the coding sequence ATGGTAAATGCTCTCATACATGATGTAAAATCTATGTACACCATTGATCCATCTTTAGTTTCTTTAGAAATGGAAAATATAAATAATCTTAAACATATACAAGGGTTTTTTAATTTTAATACATTAAAAACAACATTAAAAGATAAAATTGATTTAATAATTTTTAGACATTTATTAGAACATATTAATACTCCATTTGATTTCTTAAGTGATGTTGCAAAACTACTGAAAAATGATGGATTAGTGTATATAGAAATTCCAAATTTTTCAAAATCGGTTCAATACTCTAGGTTTTATGATATTTATAATGATCATTGTGGATACTACTCAAAAAACACAATTATTAATGTGATGTTAAAACTTAATTTTACTTTACTAGAAGATATAATTTTACATAATGGCGATATATTAGGCTTAATTTTTAAAAAAGAGTTATCTAAACCACAGAATATCCTATATCCAATAGAATTATTTGATAATACTGCCGAGAAATTTAGTTTAAACATTCAAAAATTAAATAATTTATTAAATAACTATAACTCTATAGGAATCTATGGAGCTGGCTCTCAAGGTTGCTCTTTGCCTTGCTATATCAATCAAGCAAATTGTATTAAAATCAAAAAATGCTTTGATCTTGATATAAGAAAACAAGGAATGTATTTACAAAATTCTTCAATTATGATTCAAGATCCAAATATAGAAAATTTTAAAGACCTTGAAGCCATTATCATAGCAGCACCTTTATATGAAGAAGAAATTATAAGATCTTTAAGAGAAAAAGGATATAAAGGAGATATTATTGCCACAGAAAAAAATATTTTACTTCAAAAATAA
- the flgI gene encoding flagellar basal body P-ring protein FlgI, which yields MRVLTIFLLFMTSIFAVQIKDVANTVGVRDNQLIGYGLVVGLNGSGDGTSSKFTLQSISNLLQGMNIKVDPNDIKSKNTAAVMVTAKLPAFAKSGDKLDITVSSMGDAKSLQGGTLLLTALRGIDGEIYAIAQGSISTGGLTPRPGGAGSHSTAATVIGGANVEREIPQNFSQNNDLTLSLKVADFKTANDIERVLNTVFGEEVAKAIDSRTVKLKKPEDLSNVDFMARVLEQDIAYKPQSKVIIDERTGTVIAGVDVEVEPVLITHKDITIKIDPNNNAVANQNEIDMKDGGFVDPSSNTLRINNAKSTVANIARMLNKLGATPNDIIAIMENLKRAGAINADLEII from the coding sequence ATGAGAGTTTTAACGATATTTTTACTCTTTATGACAAGCATTTTTGCAGTGCAAATCAAGGATGTAGCAAACACTGTAGGTGTAAGAGATAACCAACTCATAGGTTATGGACTTGTTGTAGGACTTAATGGAAGTGGCGATGGAACAAGCTCTAAATTTACACTACAATCCATCTCAAACCTTTTGCAAGGTATGAATATCAAAGTAGATCCTAACGATATCAAATCAAAAAATACCGCAGCTGTTATGGTTACAGCCAAACTTCCAGCCTTTGCAAAAAGCGGAGATAAACTTGATATTACCGTTTCATCTATGGGTGATGCAAAATCTTTACAAGGCGGAACACTTTTACTGACTGCACTTCGTGGGATTGATGGTGAAATTTATGCTATAGCACAAGGCTCTATCTCAACAGGAGGTTTAACACCTAGACCAGGAGGAGCAGGTTCTCACTCAACTGCTGCAACCGTAATTGGCGGAGCTAATGTAGAAAGAGAAATTCCACAAAATTTTAGCCAAAATAATGATCTAACCTTAAGCTTAAAAGTAGCGGACTTTAAAACCGCAAATGATATAGAAAGAGTTTTAAATACCGTTTTTGGCGAAGAAGTGGCTAAAGCCATCGACTCTCGCACAGTAAAACTCAAAAAACCTGAAGATCTTTCAAATGTTGATTTTATGGCAAGAGTTTTAGAACAAGATATAGCTTATAAACCACAAAGCAAAGTTATCATCGATGAAAGAACAGGAACAGTGATTGCTGGAGTTGATGTAGAGGTGGAACCTGTTTTAATCACTCATAAAGATATCACCATAAAAATAGATCCAAACAATAACGCAGTAGCTAATCAAAATGAAATCGATATGAAAGATGGTGGTTTTGTAGATCCAAGTTCAAATACCTTAAGAATCAACAATGCAAAAAGCACAGTTGCAAATATAGCTAGAATGCTGAACAAGCTTGGAGCAACCCCAAATGACATTATCGCTATTATGGAAAATTTAAAGCGCGCAGGTGCAATTAACGCGGATTTGGAGATCATCTAA
- the flgM gene encoding flagellar biosynthesis anti-sigma factor FlgM yields MINPIQQSYVANTTLNTNRIDKETKTNDTQKTENDKASKIAEQIKNGTYKIDTKATASAIADSLI; encoded by the coding sequence ATGATCAATCCTATACAACAAAGTTATGTGGCAAATACCACATTAAATACAAATAGAATAGATAAAGAAACTAAAACAAACGATACTCAAAAAACGGAAAATGATAAAGCGAGTAAAATCGCAGAGCAGATTAAAAACGGTACTTATAAAATCGATACAAAAGCTACGGCTTCTGCGATTGCTGACTCTTTAATCTAA
- a CDS encoding flagellar protein FlgN codes for MLKQRLDEVNAILAKLIALTEEDIENIKVAKHESVTPSVEEKNKLIAEFITAKKQLDVALVELNNSSTKGLSELLDDEDKQKLDLLKKNLQNLHSKNKEYAKFVLIVKDFLDSLVNKMFDINDGTNNAYGDKKTNPESIFKINV; via the coding sequence ATGCTTAAACAAAGACTTGATGAAGTAAATGCTATCTTAGCAAAACTTATTGCTTTAACCGAAGAAGATATAGAAAATATCAAAGTGGCTAAACATGAGAGTGTAACGCCAAGTGTAGAAGAAAAAAACAAACTTATCGCCGAATTTATTACAGCTAAAAAACAACTTGATGTTGCCTTGGTTGAGCTAAATAATAGCTCTACAAAAGGGCTTAGTGAACTCTTAGATGATGAAGATAAACAAAAACTAGATCTACTTAAAAAAAATCTTCAAAACCTTCATAGTAAAAACAAAGAGTATGCTAAATTTGTTCTTATTGTCAAAGATTTTCTTGATAGCTTAGTAAATAAAATGTTTGATATCAATGATGGAACAAATAATGCTTATGGAGATAAAAAGACAAATCCAGAGTCAATTTTCAAGATCAATGTATAA
- the flgK gene encoding flagellar hook-associated protein FlgK, which translates to MGIFGTLYTGVTGLKASEVQIATTGNNISNANATFYTRQRVVQTTNGYITTGGVQVGTGTAIESIVRLHDEYSYYKLKGASNQLEYTKYMASTLQEIAQRFPDLQNTGILKDLENYNKAWNDFASNPNENATKIALVKASQTLTESVNNTFATLDKIQKKVNDDIKNTVDEINRIGEEIATINKQIYGQEALPTEHANELRDRRDELELTLSKLVSAVASKNEINQDNRLDTTITDPGHQYNLSIEGFSIVDGINFHPLKLNYDDKNKSYSIYYETPDEKVRDLTAKINGGQLGAQLDLRGRNYSKSKGKYEDGIIQGYMDSLDTFAKTMINETNNLYASSAKSSVTSDYLSGLKGDIPLVNYDRTIQPGSFDIVIYDDKGDKKLTKTITIDVNTTMNDIMRQINANTDDNDNKNSNDDVDDHINASFSYDAKTGDGLFQINAKSGFKVAIEDKGTNFAGAFSIGGFFSGTDASDMKVKDSILNDPSTVRASSNGVDSGNDMANKIIQLQYEKVNFYNEDGTIDNLTMEEYYRKLTGKIASDGENNNVVNSSNETLYNSVYSEYQSKSGVNTNEELAALIQYQSSYGAAAKIVSTVDQMLDTLLGLKS; encoded by the coding sequence ATGGGTATTTTTGGAACATTATACACAGGTGTTACAGGCTTAAAGGCAAGCGAAGTTCAAATCGCAACAACTGGAAACAATATCTCAAATGCTAATGCAACTTTTTATACACGCCAAAGAGTAGTGCAAACTACAAATGGGTATATTACCACAGGTGGAGTTCAAGTAGGCACAGGAACTGCTATAGAAAGTATAGTGCGTTTGCATGATGAGTATTCTTACTATAAATTAAAAGGTGCATCAAACCAACTAGAATACACTAAATATATGGCTTCAACCTTACAAGAAATCGCTCAGCGTTTTCCAGACTTACAAAATACTGGAATTTTGAAAGATTTAGAAAATTATAACAAAGCTTGGAATGATTTTGCATCTAACCCCAATGAAAATGCCACAAAAATAGCCCTTGTAAAAGCTTCTCAAACCTTAACAGAAAGCGTTAATAACACTTTTGCAACCTTGGATAAAATCCAAAAAAAAGTAAATGATGATATTAAAAATACGGTTGATGAGATTAATAGAATCGGTGAAGAAATTGCTACTATAAATAAACAAATTTATGGACAAGAAGCCTTACCAACAGAACACGCAAATGAGCTTAGGGATAGAAGAGATGAACTTGAACTTACCCTTTCAAAGCTAGTTAGTGCAGTTGCAAGCAAAAATGAAATCAATCAAGACAATCGCCTTGATACAACCATCACTGATCCAGGACATCAATACAATCTAAGTATAGAAGGTTTTAGTATAGTAGATGGGATAAATTTTCATCCTTTAAAGCTTAATTATGATGATAAAAATAAATCTTATAGCATTTATTATGAAACTCCTGATGAAAAAGTTCGCGATCTTACTGCAAAGATTAACGGTGGACAGCTTGGTGCTCAACTTGACTTACGCGGTAGAAACTATAGCAAAAGCAAAGGAAAATATGAAGATGGAATTATCCAAGGTTATATGGATTCTTTAGATACTTTTGCTAAGACCATGATCAATGAAACTAACAATCTTTATGCGAGTTCTGCGAAAAGTTCTGTTACTTCTGATTATCTATCTGGACTTAAGGGAGATATTCCTTTAGTTAATTACGACAGAACCATACAACCAGGAAGTTTTGATATAGTCATTTATGATGATAAAGGCGATAAAAAACTCACCAAAACCATCACCATAGATGTAAATACAACCATGAATGATATCATGCGTCAAATCAATGCCAATACAGATGATAATGACAATAAAAATTCAAACGATGATGTTGATGATCATATCAATGCAAGTTTTAGCTACGATGCAAAAACTGGAGATGGTTTATTCCAAATCAATGCAAAATCAGGCTTTAAGGTAGCCATTGAAGATAAAGGCACAAATTTCGCAGGTGCGTTTAGCATAGGTGGTTTTTTCAGCGGAACTGATGCAAGTGATATGAAAGTAAAAGATTCTATCTTAAATGATCCAAGCACAGTAAGAGCAAGCTCAAATGGGGTTGATAGTGGCAATGACATGGCAAATAAAATCATCCAACTTCAATATGAAAAAGTTAATTTTTATAATGAAGATGGCACTATCGATAATCTTACTATGGAAGAATATTACCGCAAACTTACAGGTAAAATAGCCTCAGATGGTGAAAATAACAATGTTGTAAATTCAAGCAATGAAACTCTTTATAATTCTGTTTATAGCGAATACCAATCTAAAAGTGGTGTAAATACAAATGAAGAATTAGCCGCTCTTATACAATATCAATCAAGTTACGGCGCAGCAGCAAAAATCGTCTCAACTGTAGATCAAATGCTTGATACCTTACTAGGACTTAAATCTTAA
- a CDS encoding TSUP family transporter, with amino-acid sequence MGFEHLDTIYYFILFFVALFAGFIDSIVGGGGLITLPALIACGIPAHLSLATNKLQSVFGSFTATLTYFKSTTLPHLAWGVFSTALGAAIGSYSVLFVKDEQLKLIILIFLTLTFLYTALRPNLGKHESEPKIKNIKIFHLICGLTLGFYDGFLGPGTGSFWIFACVMLLGFNMRKASINTKILNFTSNIIALAIFLWQYELLWAVGLLMGVGQVLGAYLGSKLVLKTNGKFIKTLFLIVVGATIIKVAWDYFS; translated from the coding sequence ATGGGCTTTGAGCACTTAGATACAATTTATTATTTCATACTTTTTTTTGTAGCTCTTTTTGCTGGTTTTATAGATTCTATTGTAGGTGGAGGAGGGCTTATTACTCTACCAGCACTCATAGCCTGTGGGATTCCTGCGCATTTATCTTTAGCAACAAACAAACTCCAAAGCGTCTTTGGTTCTTTTACGGCTACTTTAACTTATTTTAAATCCACCACTCTACCTCATCTTGCTTGGGGTGTTTTTTCTACAGCCTTAGGAGCAGCTATAGGAAGCTATAGCGTTCTTTTTGTAAAAGATGAGCAATTAAAGCTTATTATCTTAATCTTTTTAACTCTTACTTTCTTATATACAGCCTTACGTCCTAACTTAGGCAAACACGAAAGCGAACCTAAAATAAAAAATATCAAAATTTTTCATTTAATTTGTGGCTTAACTTTAGGATTTTATGATGGATTTTTAGGGCCTGGAACGGGTTCATTTTGGATTTTTGCTTGTGTGATGCTACTAGGTTTTAATATGAGAAAAGCAAGCATTAATACTAAAATTTTAAATTTCACTAGTAATATCATTGCTCTTGCTATATTTTTATGGCAATACGAACTTTTATGGGCTGTAGGCTTGCTTATGGGCGTAGGACAAGTTTTAGGAGCTTATTTAGGCTCAAAACTTGTATTAAAAACTAATGGAAAGTTTATAAAAACTTTATTTTTAATCGTTGTAGGAGCTACTATCATTAAAGTAGCTTGGGATTATTTTAGTTAA
- a CDS encoding type II secretion system F family protein — protein MKFYEVEFLKNNQNYTKTIKAENLNTAQAKALSKNWKIIDIKEIQKSNFQRLKDENFILFFKELALLCEVGLSVQEAIRELYLMHSCKIMKKILDNLILAQNLNQAFENANFGLNRAELALIKTAEKTGKISEVFSQISKLREKSLESQKQLKKAFRYPTLVFLSIIGAFLFLMLFVVPNFKDLFENLGTSLPFITHVMLEIYNFLDDYGIFCIFLFVIFIVMLILAYKNFHSFAFSCDFLFLKIPLISRLIIYNQNYYFFMVFSLLLKNGISISKAFDLAIIGLENKFLIFQYKKLFSFIDSGLELSQAFKKIDIFDSLVFSMLSVAMKSGRLEVLSEEIAKYYQQKSENLMDRFLIFLEPMMTLFVALLVLFLALGIFLPMWELSSGINFN, from the coding sequence ATGAAATTTTATGAAGTGGAATTTCTTAAAAACAATCAAAATTATACAAAAACTATAAAAGCTGAAAATTTAAATACAGCACAAGCAAAAGCCTTATCAAAGAATTGGAAAATCATTGATATAAAAGAAATTCAAAAATCTAATTTTCAGAGATTAAAAGATGAAAATTTTATACTCTTTTTTAAAGAGCTGGCTTTGTTGTGTGAAGTTGGATTAAGTGTTCAAGAAGCGATTAGAGAATTATATCTTATGCATTCTTGCAAGATTATGAAAAAAATATTAGACAATTTAATTTTAGCCCAAAATCTAAATCAAGCTTTTGAAAATGCTAATTTTGGATTAAATCGTGCGGAGCTAGCTTTGATAAAAACGGCTGAAAAGACAGGAAAAATCAGCGAAGTGTTTAGTCAAATTTCTAAACTTCGAGAAAAAAGCTTAGAGAGTCAAAAACAATTGAAAAAGGCTTTTAGATATCCTACTTTGGTTTTTTTAAGTATTATCGGAGCATTTTTGTTTTTAATGCTTTTTGTAGTGCCTAATTTTAAAGATTTATTTGAAAATTTAGGCACGAGTTTGCCTTTTATCACGCATGTAATGTTAGAAATTTATAATTTTTTAGATGACTATGGAATTTTTTGCATATTTTTGTTTGTTATTTTTATTGTTATGCTTATTTTAGCTTATAAAAATTTTCATTCTTTTGCTTTTTCTTGCGATTTTTTATTTTTAAAAATACCTTTGATTTCTCGTTTGATTATTTATAATCAAAATTATTATTTTTTTATGGTTTTTTCTTTGCTTTTAAAAAATGGAATTTCAATATCTAAAGCTTTTGATTTAGCTATTATAGGGCTTGAAAATAAATTTTTAATTTTTCAGTATAAAAAACTTTTTAGTTTTATAGATTCTGGTCTTGAGTTAAGTCAGGCTTTTAAAAAGATTGATATTTTTGATTCTTTGGTATTTTCTATGCTTAGTGTTGCGATGAAAAGCGGAAGACTTGAAGTGTTAAGTGAAGAAATTGCCAAATATTATCAACAAAAAAGTGAAAATTTAATGGATAGATTTTTGATTTTTTTAGAGCCTATGATGACTTTATTTGTGGCGCTTTTAGTTTTGTTTTTGGCTTTAGGTATATTTTTACCTATGTGGGAGCTTAGCTCAGGGATCAATTTTAACTAA
- the ctsE gene encoding GspE/PulE family protein has product MESRMDKIFQAYIDNEISLDEICTKFNITSWDFFNKLANFCNLHFVDLDEDNDFIYEGIPFSLLLKFKFLLIKNNDGFMIIRSKPCSLELLEQVKTFMICEKIDTVIADELKIAKILNQIRIQEEIKRLSIKLRLEWQENHKRDDQSCISQIFDFLLHEILSFHASDIHIEARNDDALIRFRVDGILREFAIFEKDIYEALVFHVKFLACLNLAESRKTQDGSFELDFENERYDFRVSCLPLIYGESVVIRILKHDKEILDLHKLNLGDKNLKILKKILHRPNGMILLTGPTGSGKSTTLYACLNELKSIEKKIISAEDPIEYKIPLVQQILLNSKVGVEFNSVLRAILRQDPDIIMIGEIRDEESLDIALKASLTGHLLLSTLHTNDALSTIDRLLDMQAKSYLIASALSLVIAQRLVRKLCPWCKQKSKKHYIEFEGEFFEPKGCERCHHSGFFGRELIAECLEINEDLSCAIRENQDKTILMELAKKYGFQTMFEQGLKKAKEGLTSIDELLRVVR; this is encoded by the coding sequence ATGGAAAGTAGAATGGATAAAATTTTTCAAGCTTATATTGATAATGAAATAAGTCTTGATGAAATTTGCACTAAATTTAATATCACTTCTTGGGATTTTTTTAACAAATTAGCAAATTTTTGTAATTTACATTTTGTTGATTTAGATGAAGATAATGATTTTATTTATGAAGGTATACCTTTTTCTTTACTTTTAAAATTTAAATTTCTGCTTATTAAAAACAATGATGGCTTTATGATTATTAGATCCAAACCTTGTTCTTTAGAGCTTTTAGAGCAAGTTAAGACTTTTATGATTTGTGAAAAAATCGACACTGTAATTGCCGATGAATTAAAGATAGCTAAAATTTTAAATCAAATTCGCATTCAAGAGGAGATTAAAAGATTAAGCATTAAGCTTAGACTTGAATGGCAAGAAAATCACAAAAGAGATGATCAAAGTTGCATCAGTCAAATTTTTGATTTTTTATTACATGAAATTTTATCTTTTCATGCGAGTGATATTCATATAGAAGCAAGGAATGATGATGCTTTGATTAGGTTTAGGGTTGATGGAATTTTGCGTGAATTTGCTATTTTTGAGAAGGATATTTATGAAGCTTTGGTTTTTCATGTCAAATTTTTAGCTTGTTTGAATTTAGCTGAATCAAGAAAAACGCAAGATGGAAGTTTTGAATTAGATTTTGAAAATGAAAGATATGATTTTCGTGTTTCATGTTTGCCTTTGATTTATGGCGAAAGTGTTGTTATAAGAATTTTAAAACATGATAAAGAAATTTTGGATTTGCATAAACTAAATCTTGGAGATAAAAATTTAAAAATTTTAAAAAAGATTTTACATCGTCCCAATGGAATGATTTTATTAACCGGTCCTACAGGTAGTGGTAAAAGCACAACTTTATACGCGTGTTTAAATGAGTTGAAAAGTATTGAAAAAAAGATTATCTCCGCAGAAGATCCTATAGAATATAAAATTCCTTTAGTGCAGCAAATTTTGCTCAATTCAAAAGTTGGAGTCGAGTTTAATAGTGTTTTAAGAGCAATTTTAAGGCAAGATCCTGATATTATCATGATAGGAGAAATTCGCGATGAAGAAAGTTTAGATATTGCACTTAAAGCTTCTTTAACAGGTCATTTGCTTTTAAGCACCTTGCATACTAATGATGCTCTTAGCACCATTGATAGGCTTTTGGATATGCAAGCAAAAAGTTACTTGATAGCATCGGCTTTGAGTCTTGTTATAGCACAGCGTTTGGTTAGAAAACTTTGTCCTTGGTGTAAGCAAAAAAGCAAAAAACATTATATTGAATTTGAAGGTGAATTTTTTGAACCAAAAGGATGTGAGCGTTGTCATCATAGTGGATTTTTTGGCAGAGAATTAATCGCTGAGTGCTTAGAGATCAATGAAGATTTATCTTGTGCAATTAGGGAAAATCAAGATAAAACGATTTTAATGGAGCTTGCAAAAAAATATGGCTTTCAAACTATGTTTGAACAAGGTTTAAAAAAAGCCAAAGAAGGTCTTACAAGTATAGATGAGCTTTTAAGGGTTGTAAGATGA
- the ctsP gene encoding ATP-binding protein, which produces MSKIIPFREEIFHQINQILESQKAFIFLWGKSGSGKSVLLQRLAKKYNVDFINENFKDQSFLKEKIEFLISQGQSLIILDEVGMYDYAMLESVRIYSDSISFVLSSHKKLNILKKEHFKSRLSACFELKNISLLELDDYIKLKFGMNFSNKCLKFLQKISQGNLRYIDKTLKSFYEINSFFDKNKSQEHILKLSALENGLLR; this is translated from the coding sequence ATGAGTAAAATTATTCCATTTAGAGAAGAAATTTTTCATCAAATCAATCAAATTTTAGAAAGCCAAAAAGCTTTTATTTTTTTATGGGGAAAAAGTGGTAGTGGTAAAAGTGTATTGTTGCAAAGATTGGCAAAAAAATATAATGTTGATTTTATTAATGAAAATTTTAAAGATCAGAGTTTCTTAAAAGAAAAAATTGAGTTTTTGATTTCACAAGGTCAGAGTTTAATCATTCTTGATGAAGTGGGAATGTATGATTATGCAATGTTAGAAAGTGTCAGGATTTATAGTGATTCTATAAGTTTTGTTTTAAGTTCTCATAAAAAGTTAAATATACTTAAAAAAGAGCATTTTAAAAGTCGTTTAAGTGCTTGTTTTGAATTGAAAAATATTAGTCTTTTAGAGCTTGATGATTATATTAAATTGAAATTTGGAATGAATTTTTCAAATAAATGTCTTAAGTTTTTGCAAAAAATTTCTCAAGGAAATTTAAGATATATTGATAAAACTTTAAAAAGTTTTTATGAGATAAATAGTTTTTTTGATAAAAACAAAAGTCAAGAGCATATTTTAAAGCTTAGTGCTTTAGAGAATGGTTTATTAAGGTAA
- the mshL gene encoding pilus (MSHA type) biogenesis protein MshL, producing the protein MIRLILINILFCHYLYALDCQKRLFDISINEKLSIEESLDEFAKYCSFSIIVKDKIAKEKLETLQNSVNIHQMSLDEIFNFFIKEHDLSYDFDGKILRISGINTKIFKISYITSIREGQSITKASVDAKPRQSEYSGSFDDAEDNMIKSMEKFDFWQNIEKEIIVLLKNSHEDYEAKTPIINPNAGLIIVTGTNSQLKSVKNYLQKLENRLKKQVIIDVSILAVSLNESHSSGINWQNFNIGLNSQVNNENSFIQFQNGQGFVKNLGLRANLNFDSIINFLSQNGKTSVLSNPKLMALNNQQAIISVGDTINYQVKESSKGTENGTTVSESYNNYSIFVGILLNILPEISDDGKIMLRINPSLSDFKYPEDNKRQKEPRTIAPDTIQKKLSSVVQVENNQTLILGGLISHDKSNEKNSINFLSKIPILGSLFKGEVLNSKATEIVFIITPSIVDSVNAPSLKDLGFKHYE; encoded by the coding sequence ATGATAAGATTAATATTAATTAACATTCTTTTTTGCCATTATCTTTATGCTTTAGATTGTCAAAAGCGTCTTTTTGATATCAGTATTAATGAAAAATTAAGCATAGAAGAAAGTCTTGATGAGTTTGCAAAATATTGTTCTTTTAGTATTATTGTTAAAGATAAAATTGCCAAAGAAAAATTAGAAACATTGCAAAATTCTGTCAATATTCATCAAATGAGTTTGGACGAAATTTTTAATTTTTTTATCAAAGAGCATGATCTTAGCTATGATTTTGATGGTAAAATTTTAAGAATTTCAGGCATTAATACGAAGATTTTTAAGATAAGTTATATCACTTCTATCAGAGAAGGACAAAGCATAACTAAAGCGTCTGTAGACGCTAAACCAAGGCAAAGTGAATATAGCGGTAGTTTTGATGATGCAGAAGACAATATGATTAAAAGTATGGAAAAATTTGATTTTTGGCAAAATATAGAAAAAGAGATTATTGTATTATTAAAAAATTCTCATGAAGATTATGAGGCTAAAACTCCCATTATAAATCCCAATGCAGGTCTTATTATAGTAACTGGAACAAATTCTCAGTTAAAAAGTGTGAAAAATTATTTGCAAAAACTAGAAAATCGTCTTAAAAAACAAGTTATTATTGATGTTAGCATACTTGCTGTGAGTTTAAATGAAAGCCATTCTAGTGGGATTAATTGGCAAAATTTTAATATAGGTTTAAATTCACAAGTAAATAATGAAAATTCTTTTATTCAGTTTCAAAATGGGCAAGGTTTTGTTAAGAATTTGGGTTTAAGGGCGAATTTAAATTTTGATTCTATTATTAACTTTCTTTCTCAAAATGGAAAAACTAGCGTGCTTTCTAATCCAAAGCTTATGGCTTTAAATAACCAACAAGCCATTATTTCTGTAGGCGATACTATAAATTATCAAGTTAAAGAAAGTTCTAAAGGTACTGAAAATGGGACTACTGTTAGTGAAAGTTATAATAATTATTCTATTTTTGTAGGCATTTTACTCAATATCTTGCCTGAAATTTCTGATGATGGAAAAATAATGCTTAGGATTAATCCAAGCTTAAGTGATTTTAAGTATCCAGAAGATAATAAACGACAAAAAGAACCAAGAACTATTGCTCCTGATACCATACAAAAAAAGCTTTCTAGTGTTGTGCAAGTAGAGAATAATCAAACTTTAATTTTAGGTGGATTGATTTCTCACGATAAATCTAATGAGAAAAATTCTATCAATTTTCTATCAAAAATTCCAATCCTAGGTTCTTTGTTTAAAGGAGAAGTTTTAAATTCTAAAGCAACCGAAATTGTTTTTATTATCACTCCAAGTATAGTAGATAGCGTAAATGCTCCAAGTCTTAAAGATCTAGGATTTAAGCATTATGAGTAA